AGATACTGTCGTTGACCCAATCATACGACTCGAACGGACTTCTGACCGAGCGTCAGCGAGAGGTCATCACTGAAGCGGTTGAACGGGGGTATTACGACAGTCCTCGCGGCTGTTCGCTCGTCGAACTTGCAGACACATTGGGGGTTAATCAATCGGCGGCCAGTGGTGTCCTCCATCGAGCCGAAGGCCGGATTATCAAGGAATTCCTCTCATAGGCGGCGATAAAGGTAGACGAGTCGCTCTTGTCTCACCTGATTATCGGTGGACACCTGATGACGAATTTACCGAGAGCTACACTACTTGCAATACCACATTGCTGCATACATCCCTCTGAATTCAGCACGTGATTCCTATCAACTGCGAATGAAACCAACAGAGCCGGCGACTCAGTAGATGAGTTCGTCGTCGTTCTCGACCATGTACAGCGTCCGGGCGGCGATGTTGACCGCGTGGTCACCTACCCGTTCCAGGTCTCGAATCGTCAACAGGAGACGAGAGACGTCCTGGAGGAGGGTCTCGACCTCTTCGGGCGCGTCGAGTTCCCGCTCGATGAGATCACGGACGACGATCTCGCTCGCCCGTTCGGCGAAGTGGTCGAGATCGTCGTCTCGCACCGCGAGTTCCCGACAGGCGCCGACGTCCTCCTCGTCGTAGGCCTGCATCGCGTCGTCGATCATCTCGAGGGTAAGATCGCCCATCGCCTGTACGTCGACGTCGGGAAAGAGGTCCTGTTCCGCGTCGATAGTATACTCCCCGAGGTTGACTGCCAGGTCGCCGATCCGTTCCAGGTCGGTGATGACCTTGAACGACGAGGCGATAAACCGCAGGTCGCTGGCGACCGGCTGCTGGAGCGCCAGGAGGTCGATACACTGTTGCTCGAGGTCGAGGTACATCCGGTTGATCTCGCCGTCGCCCGTGATGACCTCGTTGGCGAGGTCCTCGTCTTTCTGCTCGAGTGCGTCGAGGCCCATCCGGAGGCGTTCCATGACGACCTCGCCCATGTAACAGATGTCCGATCGAAGTTCCAGAAGCTGTTCCTGATAGGAGGTTCTGGCCATGCACGAATCACCGCGGCCGGCGTCCAAATACCTTACGTACGGGTGCATCATCTCCGCGTCGGCGTTCTGGACTCGAGTCCGTCGGTCACGCCCGACCGACCCCTCGTTTGCTACGGCAGAAACGATTATACACCCTATATGAGATCGTTGTACTGACGGAAAATCGCCGCTACGACCCGTTTTATCGGTTTCAGGTTCGAAGCGTGTCAATCACAGTGTATCGACGTATAGTGACCCCATAGTTCCGTGAACGATGGGGGCCGTTGATAGTGGGATCCGTGGTCGGTCGACGTACCGACCCGCCTCGACCAATGAGCGTCACAGATACCGAACAGACTAGCGACGAATCGACGCAGAGTACACTGGTCAGCGACCTTCCGCCGAGTGCCAAACTGGTTTACAAGGTACTCGAGTACGAGGGCGCGATGACCCAGGAAGAGATTGCGACGGAGTCTCGGCTGTGCGCGCGGACCGTCCGCTACGCGCTCACGAAACTCGAGAACGTCGACTGTATCGACAGCCGCCCGTCGCTTCGCGACGCGCGCCGGTCGATCTACACGGTCGACGGCGAGTTGTAACGGCCGATTCGGTCGTTCGCTCCGGTTCGGGGGTGGCCCGCCCCGTAACCCTGTCACACCATCGCACCACCACAATCGGGCCACCCATTCTTCGATCGCTTGCCTGGCGAGCCGTCGATACGTGACTCGCACGCCGACCGCTCCCGTCTCACTTTCGCTTCCGATACCTGTTGATCAGCACATCGAGTCCGAACGCCCCAGACGTGACCGTATAGTAGGTCTCGAGACGGGGATTGAACTTCGCCTTGTAGCGGTTGATGCTCGGCACGCCTGCCCCGACCAAGTCGTAGCGCTCGAGGCCGGCCTCGAGGCCGTCGCGCATGACGTGCCAGTCGAGTAGATCGTTGATCGGCAAGTCGACGTCCGCATCCGGCTTCACGCCACCCTGCCAGCGATACCGCGTCGACTCTGACTCGAGCACCAGGATGCCGCCCTGGAAGTCACCGTTCACGCGACAGACGTAGGGCCGGACCGATCCCTGGGGGAGTTCCTCGTAGAGCGACCGGACGAACGCCGCGGAGAGGTGAAACGACTGCCCCTGGCTCGCGTAGCGCGACCGGACCTGCTCGACGATCCGGTCGATGTCGTCGATCGAACCTTCCTCGATCACGTACACGCCCTCGAAGTCGTCGGCGCTTCGCACGTTGGATCTGGCGTCGCTGCTGAAGGTGTCGAGCAATTGGTCGAGATTGTCCCCGAGGTCGACGACGTAGGTGTACTGCGGCTCGACCTCATAGCCGCTCCAGACGAAGGGGCGGACGTCGCCGACGCGAACCGACTCGAACTTGGCGTACATCGGCGAGAGGGTCGCCTCGATCCACGCGAGGCTCTCCTCCAGGAACGTCTTCGTCCGCCGGTCTACCTTGCGCCGTTTCAGCTTCTCGAGGTTGCACATGACCGGCCCGAGGTAGCACGCCCAGGAGTACGGCGCCGGCGAGAACGCGCCCGTGACCGGCCCCTTCCTGAACTCGAACACGGGAAAGAGGCCGACGACCTCCTGTCCCTTGAACCCGACCAGCGGGTGGACCGTCGTGTTCGTGTCCTCCGCCTGCAGCGCGAGCGATTCGGCCCGGAAGAACGGGTGCGTCCGGTCCGCACGCTCGACGTGCCGGTTCCACTCGTCGGCGTCCTCGCGGATGTCCAGTCGATCGATTTCGACGCTCATGGTCAGAGGTACCCCAGGTCCGTCAGTCGGTCCTCGACGGCCGCGTCGTCGGTGGCCGTAATCACGTCGGGTTCGTAGCTCGGGTACTCGGCGCGCTCACTCGCCTCGACCACCGAAAGAGCCTCGCCGTCCATCGCCGCGTCGATGTCCACGTCGAAGAACGAGCATATCGTCGGTGCGACGTCGAAGATCGTCGCACCCGACAGGGTCACCCCCTCATCGAAGCCCGTTCCGGCCGCAGCGATCACGCCCGTTCGCTTGTGGTTCCACGACTCCCAGGGCTCGGCGAAGTGTTCACCCTCGAGCC
This region of Natronosalvus halobius genomic DNA includes:
- the phoU gene encoding phosphate signaling complex protein PhoU yields the protein MARTSYQEQLLELRSDICYMGEVVMERLRMGLDALEQKDEDLANEVITGDGEINRMYLDLEQQCIDLLALQQPVASDLRFIASSFKVITDLERIGDLAVNLGEYTIDAEQDLFPDVDVQAMGDLTLEMIDDAMQAYDEEDVGACRELAVRDDDLDHFAERASEIVVRDLIERELDAPEEVETLLQDVSRLLLTIRDLERVGDHAVNIAARTLYMVENDDELIY
- a CDS encoding MarR family transcriptional regulator; its protein translation is MSVTDTEQTSDESTQSTLVSDLPPSAKLVYKVLEYEGAMTQEEIATESRLCARTVRYALTKLENVDCIDSRPSLRDARRSIYTVDGEL
- a CDS encoding lipid II:glycine glycyltransferase FemX translates to MSVEIDRLDIREDADEWNRHVERADRTHPFFRAESLALQAEDTNTTVHPLVGFKGQEVVGLFPVFEFRKGPVTGAFSPAPYSWACYLGPVMCNLEKLKRRKVDRRTKTFLEESLAWIEATLSPMYAKFESVRVGDVRPFVWSGYEVEPQYTYVVDLGDNLDQLLDTFSSDARSNVRSADDFEGVYVIEEGSIDDIDRIVEQVRSRYASQGQSFHLSAAFVRSLYEELPQGSVRPYVCRVNGDFQGGILVLESESTRYRWQGGVKPDADVDLPINDLLDWHVMRDGLEAGLERYDLVGAGVPSINRYKAKFNPRLETYYTVTSGAFGLDVLINRYRKRK